The Oncorhynchus nerka isolate Pitt River linkage group LG15, Oner_Uvic_2.0, whole genome shotgun sequence genome contains the following window.
ctgggcccgaaccaggaacacatcgacaacagccacactcgaagcagcgttacccatcgctccacaaaagccgcggcccttgcaaggggaacaactactccaaatctcagagcgagtgacgtttgaaacgctattagcgcacacccagctaactagctagccatttcacaataATCCACAGGGTTGAGTGCCTTGTTGTTTCAATTCAGTAATGCCATAGAGATTTCAATCGGATCGGTCTGTCTAACCTTATAGGCCTAACTCAAATACTATGGACCTAATAACGCCATAGAGATTTCAATCGGATCGGTCTGTCTAACCTTATAGGCCTAACTCAAATACTACGGACCTAATAAACACCGTAGAGATTTAAATCGGATCGGTCTGTCTAACCTTATAAGCCTAACTCAAATACTATGGACCTAAGGCATTTTCTCCAATCTGGGTGTTTCCTTCTCTCCCTATAGTGATGTTTCCTTCTCTCCCTATAGCGATGCTGTTTTTCAATGTTAACGTTTTGTTGATGGCCCTCAGTCTTTGTAGCTTTAACAATTCCTACAATACAGAATAAATTATTCAAGTGTAGAACTTCAGTACAATACCCCTTAAAAAAGCATGTTTTTTTAAACTGCAGAGTTTGTGCCACTGTTAAGACAGTACTcactggtgttaatcagatctccagtgtcctcctcttcacccttcttctcctcctcttcaccctcctccccctctttcactgtgacagtcatatcttccttttcttcctcctctttcactctaaaaacgtcctcttcctccttcaccaACACAGCTTCTTCCTCCACTTTCCCTGTGAcagtcatctccccctcctcttcctccttcactaaCACAGCTTCTTCCTCCCctttcactgtgacagtcatctcctcttcctccttcactaaCACAGCTTCTTCCTCCCGgtcactgtgacagtcatctccctcctccttcactaacACAGCTTCTTCCTCCCctttcactgtgacagtcatctcccctcctcttcctccttcaatAACACAGCTTCTTCCTCCCCTTTCCCTGTGACAgtcatctccccctccccttcactAACACAGCTTCTTCCTCCCctttcactgtgacagtcatctctccctcctcttcctccttcactaaCACAGCTTCTTCCTCCACTTTCCCTGTGACAgttatctccccctcctccactaaCACAGCTTCTTCCTCCCCTTTCCCTGTGAcagtcatctccccctcctccttcactaACACAGCATCTTCCTCCCctttcactgtgacagtcatctcctcttcctccttcactaaCACAGCTTCTTCCTCCACTTTCCCTGTGACAGTTATCTCCCCCTCCTTCACTAACACAGCTTCTTCCTCCActttcactgtgacagtcatctctccctcctcttcctcctccactaacACAGCTTCTTCCTCCCCTTTCCCTGTGACAGTCATCTCCGGATCCTCGCCTTTCACGGTGaaatcatcctcctcttcctctttcatgaTAATGTTCAGCCCCAGAGCTTCTTTTTCCGACCAGCAGACCTCTTCTTTAATAGGGGTCGAGTAGCTTATTGAGCTCATGGTGGTGGAtgttagttggctagctagttaatTATCTTAACAAGTTAGCTGACTAACAACATATTTTTGACATTTAATAACTAGTAAGCAGACAGACTGTGTGCTTAAAACCCTAATATACACAAAATGGTGAAAAGAGCTCCGACGTTTTGGTTTGTATGTTTGCTAGCAAGCTAACTGTTGACGAGTCCGTCTTGCTGTTGAAAAAGCTTCCCgctccgtccactagattatacgtcacgcaAGAAAAATTACTTGAAAGACtcacatcgccatctgctgactggagtgggtaacgcaaTTTTGGAAAATATTCACTACACCGTGTTTATTCTGCCAAACAATATGTCATAACAAAATAACCAGATATTTGTTTccttatgtaacggatgtgaaatgacggtggtgcgcgctaatatagcgtttcaatcggtgacgtcacttgctctgagaccttgaagtagtggttccccttgctctgcaaggtgccgcggcttttgtggagcgatgggtaacgatgcttcgtgggtgactgatgttgatgtgtgcagaggggcccgggtatgggcgaggagacggactaaagttatactgttacacttacTTCTTACCACTTTTGAGAGGCCTTTTGCCTCTTACCAGGCCGTCATTATAAACAACAATTTGTTCTTATTTGACCTGTCTTGtacataaaaaatgttttaaattaaaGTAACAGCTAATACTCTCTCCTCTACGCAGATTATGTCCGTACAACCAGGGTTATAAAATGCATAGCAATATTTTTGCCGCATCACAATTCTCAAAACTGATCGAAACAAGACAGGCTGGAAGAAAAATAAATCGTCTGGATAATAATGTTTGAAATGATTAGGCTTCTTCTAGCTATCCTAGTCTAGCCTGGTCGGGATAATAATGGTTGAAATGACTAGGCTTCTTCTAGCTATCCTAGTTTAGCCTGGTCGGGATAATAATGGTTGAAATGATTAGGCTTCTTCTAGCTGTCCTAGTTTAGCCTGGTCGGGATAATAATGGTTGAAATGATTAGGCTTCTTCTAGCTATCCTAGTTTAGCCTGGTCGGGATAATCCTACATCCTCTTTGCTCAAGCCGAAACATAGCTTTAGTAATTCTCTTCTATTTTCCCATCTATTGTGTTCAGTTGGTCCGATTCCGTTGACAGCGGCAATATGGAACACTGCGGCTTGTTCTTGTCTGCTTCCTGGTCACATGACCACCAtgcatggagagagagcgagcgcagaTCAACATATTTTCTGCTGGACGAAGCCTCAGGCATcttctaaaaaaaaatatatatatatatatatatatatatatatgtttttactcTATAACCCAATGCAATTACTTTCTGTCCTTAGCCTTAGGGTTCCACAAAAACAGGAAGTTACCTTTCACAGTATACAGGTGAGTTAAGTGGAAGCCGCTCCTACCCCTCAGAATAATCCATTATAAACAGTTATAACTTCCGCTGACACGCCACTGCTCAGACTGGTAGTTTGTGTATCAACAGAGGCCTCGGACTTGATCAGGTGTTCATCTGTCTGAAGCTACTGCAGTGACTACTTCCTGTGGACACAGCTACTGTAAAAATGGGCTGCTTGAAGGTTTCCTAGCGATCACCAGAGTTTCTGTCTGCTGTGTTAGATGGATGGACATGAAGGCCATGATACAGTCTCAACAGAATCGACTGAGAAACAGGTAAGGCTGTATAAAGGGCTGCTAGAAACAGGCAAGGCTGTATAAAGGGCTGCTAGAAACAGGCAAGGCTGTATAAAGGGCTGCTAGAAACAGGCAAGGCTGCGAACTCCATTTATATTATTATCACATTTATATTTCGACATTATTTTTCTACATGTCTTCACCGTCATATTGTCAATATGTCTCATATCAAATGGAAGTGTTTTTTTAATGTTTAAGGTAACTGGAAGTGTTTTTTTAAACGTTTAAGGTAACTGGAAGTGTTTTTTTAAACGTTTAAGGTAACTGGAAGTGTTTTTTTAAACGTTTAAGGTAACTGGAAGTGTTTAATGTTTAAGGTAACTGgaagtgtttttttaaatgtttaaggtaactggaagtgtttttttaaatgtttaaggtAACTGGAAGTGTTTTTTATGTTCAAGGTAACTGGAAGTGTTTTTTTAAACGTTTAAGGTAACTGGAAGTGTTTAATGTTTAAGGTAACTGgaagtgtttttttaaatgtttaaggtAACTGGAAGTGTTTTTTATGTTTAAGGTAACTGGAAGTGTTTTTTATGTTCAAGGTAACGGAAAGTGTTTTTTATGTTTAAGGTAACTGGAagttttttaaaaaatgtttaaggtaactggaagtgttttttaaaatgtttaaggTAACTGGAAGTGTTTTTTAATGTTTTAGGTAACTGGAAGTGTTTTTTTAATGTTTAAGGTAACTGGAAGTGTTTTATGTTTAAGGTAACTGGAAGTGTTTTATATGTTTAAGGTAACTGGAAGTGTTTTTATGTTTAAGGTAACTGGaagtgttttttaaatgtttaaggtAACTGGAAGTGTTTTTTATGTTCAAGGTAACTGGAAGTGTTTTATGTTTAAGGTAACTGGAAGTGTTTTATATGTTTAAGGTAACTGGAAGTGTTTTTTATGTTCAAGGTAACGGAAAGTGTTTTTTATGTTTAAGGTAACTGGAAgtgtttttaaatgtttaaggtaactggaagtgttttttttatgtttaaggtaactggaagtgttttttaaatgtttaaggtAACTGGAAGTGTTTTATATGTTTAAGGTAACTGGAAGTGTTTTTTATGTTTAAGGTAACGGaaagttttttaaatgtttaaggtaactggaagtgttttttaaatgtttaaggtAACTGGAAGTGTTTTTTATGTTCAAGGTAACGGAAAGTGTTTTTTATGTTTAAGGTAACTGGAAgtgtttttaaatgtttaagGTAACTGGAAGTGTTTTTTTATGTTTAAGGTAACTGGAAGTGTTTTTTTAATGTTTAAGGTAACTGGAAGTGTTTTTTTATGTTTAAGGTAACTGGAAGTGTTAGAAAAATCAGCCAATGGCCACAAATGTCAAACTACACAAACAAACAATCTAAGATGACAGAAAAGTGAACAATCAAATATGATCACTtgtcttaaagggatagttttaTGGTTTTAGCTTTTCATCCAAACCAAGTTTTACTAAACTGGTTGTTTAGCAACATCTCTAACCTCCTGGCTCTAAGCTTTATTTACTAAGCTGGTTGTTGAGATGTTGCTAATCTCCTGGCTCTTTGTTGCAATATAGTGGAGATGGAACCAGTTAGAGATGCATTTACAATGAGGAAGGAGCGAGAAGAGCAGACCTCTTGTCCCATACTTTAAAACATTCAATTAAccttcttcacacacacacacacacacacggttataTCAAAGCTTTATTAAATTAGGCTGTCTCATAAACATGGTTATATCAATGCTTTATTGTGATTGGTTAGGCTGTCTCATAAACATGGTTATATCAATGCTTTATTGTGATTGGTTAGGCTGTCTCATAAACATGGTTATATCAATGCTTTATTGTGATTGGTTAGGCTGTCTCATAAACATGGTTATATCAATGCTTTATTGTGATTGGTTAGGCTGTCTCACAAACATGGTTATATCAATGCTTTATTGTGATTGGTTAGGCTGTCTCATAAACATGGTTATATCAATGCTTTATTGTGATTGGTTAGGCTGTCTCACAAACATGGTTATATCAATGCTTTATTGTGATTGGTTAGGCTGTCTCATAAACATGGTTATATCAATGCTTTATTGCTTGATTGgttaggctgtctcattgttacGAGAATTAGgttctcaatgttcataaaccAATTAAACTACTCAGTCTGCAACCCAGAATTTGCAAGATTCTGGTTGAATGAAacagacggaggcccagctaTGAAAGTCAAAATGTTTATTCACGAGAGGGCTAGTCTGTTGCACAAAACCATTCATATTATACTGGCTCCTTACGCacttacattaacacacagacagtaggtATCATACGCACACGCTGTATCTCCACCCAGTAACAAAGATTAGGGAGACCATGGGAagcacttcctgtcctccctcaAGATTAGGAGGGACTAGAGAAGCACTCATTGTCCTCCCTCAAGATTAGGAGGGACTAGAGAAGCACTCATTGTCCTCCCTCAAGATTAGGAGGGACTAGAGAAGCACTCCTTGTCCTCCCTCAAGATTAGGAGGGACTAGAGaagcactccctgtcctccctcaagATTAGGGAGACCGTGGGaagcactccctgtcctccctcaagATTAGGGAGACCGTGGGAAGCACTCATTGTCCTCCCTCAAGATTAGGAGGGACTAGAGAAGCACTCCTTGTCCTCCCTCAAGATTAGGGGGGGACTTGAGAAGTACTCCCCGCCCTCTCCCAAATCTCTCAGAGGCCCCTAGCAAAGTCGGCAACAAAttttgctcagacagtctgtgttttaAGACACTATAAAGATATATTGTACAGATATATTGTTTTActctaattctgactaaaactacacacatcattaataataattttatgattctaatcaatttcatacaattatatggtttcagggtggaatattctaatcattaaCTTAAACATATAAATTCCATTAACACTCATACACATGGCTGTATCAAAGGCTGTCTCACTGACCGGTACAATATGAACTGCAGGTTACAgacaagagaaagaaagaagaagaaaacatATATTCTGATGGCAGCCAAGTTGGATGGTGGACAGGGTTAATAATGGTGAGATGGATGGTGGACAGGGTTAATAATGGTGAGATGGAGGGTGGACAGGGTTAATAATGGTGAGTTGGAGGGTGGACAGGGTTAATAATGGTGAGATGGAGGGTGGACAGGGTTAATAATGGTGAGTTGGAGGGTGGACAGAGTTAATAATGGTGAGTTGGATGGTGGACAGGGTTAATAATGGTGAGATGGATGGTGGACAGGGTTAATAATGGTGAGATGGATGGTGGACAGGGTTAATAATGGTGAGATGGATGGTGGACAGGGTTAATAATGGTGAGATGGATGGTGGACAGGGTTAATAATGGTGAGATGGATGGTGGACAGGGTTAATAATGGTGAGATGGATGGTGGACAGGGATTTAATGGTGAGATGGTGGTCAGGGTTAATAATGGTGAGATGGAGGGTGGACAGGGTTAATAATGGTGAGATGGATGGTGGACAGGGTTAATAATGGTGAGATGGATGGTGGACAGGGTTAATAATGGTGAGATGGATGGTAGACAGGGTTAATAATGGTGAGATGGAGGGTGGACAGGGTTAATAATGGTGAGATGGATGGTAGACAGGGTTAATAATGGTGAGATGGATGTTGGACAGGGTTAATAATGGTGAGATGGATGGTAGACAGGATTAATAATGGTGAGATGGATGGTAGACAGGGTTAATAATGTTGAGTTGGATGGTGGACAGGGTTGACCATGTTGACGGTGAGTTGGATGGTGGACAGGGTTGACCATGGTGAGTTGGATGGTGGACAGGGTTGATCATGGTGAGTTGGATGGTGGACAGGGTTGACCATGTTGACGGTGAGTTGGATGGTGGACAGGGTTTATCATGGTGAGTTGGATGGTGGACAGGGTTGACCACGGTGATGGTGAGTTGGATGGGGGACAGGGTTGACCATGGTGAGTTGGATGGTGGACAGGGTTGATCATGGTGAGTTGGATGGTGGACAGGGTTGAACATTTTCAAACGGACCCTTGCCTTATCCCTAAGGACAGACTTGCCTGAAacttgcagagagagggggaggagctaCCTCCCTGCTTTCTCTGAGCTGACTAATCCACTGTTAACTTGTCATGAATCATTTTAATGACCggtatacgcccacaccattcaaaCACAGACCTTGTCACTCATATTGGGACGGccgagtagcctagtggttagagtgtagggacggcagggtagcctagtggttagagtgtagggacggcagggtagcctagtggttagagtgtagggacggcagggtagcctagtggttagagtgttagactagtagccggaaggttgcaagttcaaacccccgagctgacaaggtacaaatctgtcgttctgcccctgttaacacactgttcctaggcagtcattgaaaataagaatttgttcttaactgacttgcctagttaaataaattaaaaatattGTAATTAAATGGACAGTTATTTAAAGTTCCCTTGTTACACCAAGCATGGCCACATTAAGAAAGCTCCCCCTGCATGGCTTCTCTCCGATAGTCTACCATTAACTGGTTTcagctataaaaaaaaaatggaaaggtTACCCACCAGTGTGGTGTTTCCTCTTGTGTCCAGCCAGGGTTCCTGACTGACTGaacctcttcccacactgatcacagccaaaaggcttctctccagtgtgtgttctcttgTGTCCAGCCAGGCTTCCTGTCCGAGCGaacctcttcccacactgatcacagccaaaaggcttctctccagtgtgtgttcgcAGGTGCACTTTTAAATCCCCTAAAGAAGTACAACTCATCCCACAGTctgagcagtggtaaggcttttcGCCAGTGTGTATTCGCTGGTGTAAAACCAACTGCCCAGACTGATTAAATctttttccacagtcagagcagtggAATggtttttctcctgtgtgtgttctccggTGTATTTTAAGTCCACCTGAAGTGGTTAAGCCCATTCCGCAGtcagagcagtggtaaggcttctctcctgtgtgtgttctccggTGTGACTTTAAACTGCCTGACACAGCAAAGCTTTTCCCACAGTCGGCAcaatggtaaggcttctctcctgtgtgtgttctctggtgcacTTTTAAATGCTTTGACTTGCCAAAGCTTGTCCCACAGTCGGTAcaatggtaaggcttctctcctgtgtgggtTTGAAGGTGTGAAGCCAGACTTCCTGATGTAACAAAACTTTTGCCACATACATCACAgttataaggcttctctcctgtgtgtactctCTGATGTACCTTAAGGTGACTTGAATTAATAAAGCTTATTCCACAGTCTGAGCAGTGGtatggtttctctccagtgtgtgttctctggtgtacagtcaaGTGTGCTGACTGagcaaatctcttcccacactgatcacagctaaaaGGCTTCTCACCTGTGTGTGTTCGCTGGTGCACTGTCAGTCCGTCTAATCTAGCAAAACTTTTACTACAGCTGAAGCAGTAGTAAGGTTTCACACCTGTGTGTGTTCGCTGGTGCAGCTCTAAACCCCTTGATGTTGAAAAGTTACTTCCACAATCTGAACAGTGGTGAAGCTTCTGGCCCAGGTGTCTGCGCTGGTGTGTTTTCAGGTTGCTTgcctgagtaaaactcttccgcAGTCCAAACAGTggtaaggtttctctccagtgtgtattctctggtgtactATCAGGTCATTTGAGCTagtaaatctcttcccacattgatcacagctgtaaggtttctctcctgtgtgtatgcgctGGTGCTTTATCAGATTTCTTGAAtgagcaaaactcttcccacagtcagagcagtggtaaggcttctctccggtGTGCGTTCTCTGGTGCAGTTTATTACCATGTGATGTTGAAAAGCTCTTCTCACAGacagagcagtggtaaggcttctctagtgtgtgtgtccgCAGATGAATTTTCAGGTTGCCTAAttgaacaaaactcttcccacagtctgTGCAGTGAAACGGTTTCTCTCCAGtatgaattctctggtgtgttttaAGTTTTGACGAAGAGgtgaaactctttccacagtcagagcagcggtGAAGTTTCTTCCCTGCCACTCTCTGCTGGTGtttgaggtgttctgatctggagagactgttctctgcctcgtcagcatcaTGTTCGTTAGCCTCCCCAGATATGACTCTTCTACTGAGAGAGCGATTTACGGCTGTCCCCTGTGAAACAACGACAGACCGTTATATTGAATGGTAATTAAGAACATCTTGGGAGTGTcccaaaataaaatgtatgtaagAACATAAACCCACTCAGTCCTgttgttttcctgcagtccaccaaCAGCACAGACAACCTCTTCATACCCTGCAGCAAGGCGCTACCGGGAGAGGCACGACCTGGGGCCCCGGGAGGGTGAAGGGGGAGGAGGgtcggagggagagggaggagggggtgggataGGTGTTTCCTGTAAATCCGAAAAGAGGGTAGTGAAGTTCTCATGTTAGAACACTGAAGGGGTAAAACACAATGATGATCTAATCTGAGATCTGATCTCATGTTATAGAACACAATGATGATCTAATCTGAGATCTGATCTCATGTTATAGAACACAATGATGATCTAATCTGAGATCTGATCTCATGTTATAGAACACAATGATGATCTAATCTTAGATCTGATCTCATGTTATAGAACACAATGATGATCTAATCTGAGATCTGATCTCATGTTATAGAACACAATGATGATCTAATCTGAGATCTGATCTCATGTTATAGAACACAATGATGATCTAATCTGAGATCTGATCTCATGTTATAGAACACAATGATGATCTAATCTGAGATCTGATCTCATGTTAGAACACAATGATGATCTAATCTGAGACCTGATCTCATGTTATAGAACACAATGATGATCTAATCTGAGACCTGATCTCATGTTATAGAACACAATGATGATCTAATCTGAGACCTGATCTCATGTTATAGAACACAATGATGATCTAATCTGAGACCTGATCTCATGTTAGAACACAATGATGATCTAATCTTAGACCTGATCTCATGTTATAGAACACAATGATGATCTAATCTGAGATCTGATCTCATGTTATAGAACACAATGATGATCTAATCTGAGACCTGATCTCATGTTATAGAACACAATGATGATCTAATCTGAGATCTGATCTCATGTTATAGAACACAATGATGATCTAATCTGAGATCTGATCTCATGTTATAGAACACAATGATGATCTAATCTGAGATCTGATCTCATGTTATAGAACACAATGATGATCTAATCTGAGACCTGATCTCATGTTATAGAACACAATGATGATCTAATCTTAGATCTGATCTCATGTTATAGAACACAATGATGATCTAATCTGAGATCTGATCTCATGTTATAGAACACAATGATGATCTAATCTGAGACCTGATCTCATGTTATAGAACACAATGATGATCTAATCTGAGACCTGATCTCATGTTATAGAACACAATGATGATCTAATCTTAGACCTGATCTCATGTTATAGAACACAATGATGATCTAATCTGAGATCTGATCTCATGTTATAGAACACAATGATGATCTAATCTTAGACCTGATCTCATGTTATAGAACACAATGATGATCTAATCTGAGACCTGATCTCATGTTATAGAACACAATGATGATCTAATCTGAGATCTGATCTCATGTTATAGAACACAATGATGATGAGACCTGTCTAGATTGTATTGGTAGCGGCGCCATGATATTAATACAATAATACATTTATTGTATAAAATACTTTCCTAATATAAGTGCTTTCATAATGCTTGATTAGTACAAACACATCTTATTACAGATACATGGCTTTTGGTGCCTAGATTAAGTTTTGGTGCCTAGATTACGTTTTGGTGCCTAGATTAAAAAAAGGTACACATTTTCGATTTAcgttctgttttacatgtctaggtgattaactccatgttgacccagGGATACCAGAGACCCCAGACCTTGTGTTGTTCCCCATAGGTCAGGGATACCAGAGACCCTAGGTCAGGGATACCAGAGACCCTTGGTCAGGGATACCAGAGACCCCAGACCTCGTGTTGTCCCCCCTAGGTCAGGGATACCAGAGACCCCAGACCTCGTGTTGTTCCCCCCTAGGTCAGGGATACCAGAGACCCCAGACCTCGTGTTGTTCCCCCCTAGGTCAGGGATACCAGAGACCCTAGGTCAGGGATACCAGAGACCCCAGACCCTCGTGTTGTTCCCCCCTAGGTCAGGGATACCAGAGACCCCAGACCTCGTGTTGTCCCCCCCTAGGTCAGGGATACCAGAGACCCCAGACCTCATGTTGTGCCCCCTAGGTCAGGGATACCAGAGACCAATTATAATATGCTACAGTAGGCGTCTGCAACAAGTACCAAAATAAAATAGATTTTAAGATCTAGGATCAGTGTGCCCTCTCCCAATCCTAACTATTAGTGTGTTTATTTTTTAACGGGGGGTGAAGCCTTCCTCAactacaggtctagg
Protein-coding sequences here:
- the LOC135560274 gene encoding zinc finger protein 239-like is translated as MMLTRQRTVSPDQNTSNTSRDTPENTHWRETLPLFGLRKSFTQASNLKTHQRRHLGQKLHHCSDCGSNFSTSRGLELHQRTHTGVKPYYCFSCSKSFARLDGLTVHQRTHTGEKPFSCDQCGKRFAQSAHLTVHQRTHTGEKPYHCSDCGISFINSSHLKVHQRVHTGEKPYNCDVCGKSFVTSGSLASHLQTHTGEKPYHCTDCGTSFGKSKHLKVHQRTHTGEKPYHCADCGKSFAVSGSLKSHRRTHTGEKPYHCSDCGMGLTTSGGLKIHRRTHTGEKPFHCSDCGKRFNQSGQLVLHQRIHTGEKPYHCSDCGMSCTSLGDLKVHLRTHTGEKPFGCDQCGKRFARTGSLAGHKRTHTGEKPFGCDQCGKRFSQSGTLAGHKRKHHTGG